In the genome of Deinococcus yavapaiensis KR-236, one region contains:
- a CDS encoding MotA/TolQ/ExbB proton channel family protein produces MNVLDLLREAGVLLWVLAALSVYVVYLVAVRAQVLSKMRADPTLTFTRVHAALMQQDLDGARREAARLQTPAGNVLRAGLDRAPAGIEASGAAMNEAILLEEGRLYAGLSALGTAAQIAPLLGLLGTVFGMVRSFLVFSTTTAPTSTQLATGISEALVNTAGGLVVAIVAYFGRNWLRSRADFVLLQAERAREALVAWLMEAQLRRQGVLTGAPIAMYEPEPVPASVGS; encoded by the coding sequence ATGAACGTCCTCGATCTGCTGCGAGAAGCCGGAGTCCTGTTGTGGGTGCTCGCGGCGCTGTCCGTTTACGTGGTGTACCTCGTCGCCGTGCGCGCGCAAGTGCTGTCCAAGATGCGTGCCGACCCGACGTTGACCTTCACGCGCGTCCACGCCGCCCTCATGCAGCAAGACCTCGACGGAGCTCGCCGGGAGGCCGCTCGGCTCCAGACGCCCGCCGGCAACGTCTTGCGTGCAGGCCTCGACCGCGCTCCGGCAGGCATCGAGGCGTCCGGCGCCGCCATGAACGAAGCGATCCTGCTCGAAGAAGGCCGCCTCTACGCGGGCCTGAGCGCCCTCGGCACGGCCGCGCAAATCGCGCCGCTTCTCGGCCTGCTCGGCACGGTCTTCGGCATGGTGCGCTCCTTCCTGGTGTTCTCCACGACGACCGCGCCGACGTCCACCCAGCTCGCGACGGGCATCAGCGAGGCCCTCGTCAACACCGCCGGGGGACTCGTCGTGGCGATCGTGGCGTACTTCGGCCGCAACTGGCTGCGCTCCCGCGCCGACTTCGTGCTGCTCCAAGCCGAGCGCGCCCGAGAAGCGCTCGTCGCGTGGCTCATGGAAGCGCAGTTGCGCCGTCAAGGTGTCTTGACCGGCGCTCCGATCGCCATGTACGAACCCGAGCCCGTTCCGGCGAGCGTGGGGTCGTGA